One window of Etheostoma spectabile isolate EspeVRDwgs_2016 chromosome 6, UIUC_Espe_1.0, whole genome shotgun sequence genomic DNA carries:
- the LOC116691159 gene encoding unconventional myosin-XV: protein MTSSGAPAAVDLSTTRRIHFPRGLFGPPSPDRPVAVIAPYNPILPDYQDDEEEIDVVGEGDVDGLQEAGLQEAEPQGGNAEGEQQFPPLHNWVEEEEQEQVPFPVYYPVYYPVYYPVPYAVPYADPYAVPYADPYAVPYVVPYGVPYGVPYDVPYGVPYAVPNAVPHPYPQPPYDPYAFHQDHYAYPHAPADPPADPPAEPFHDPIIPDVDNLLARYRYEQFEEDENEDEHEGENDIVGLDISELDAELIRSVVLVDWSDEAVLPESPGLGCSRRRRHESDNEEETPAKRWKWSDVWDLD, encoded by the exons ATGACTTCTAGTGGAGCCCCTGCGGCTGTGGACCTGTCGACCACACGGAGAATTCATTTTCCAC GTGGTTTATTCGGGCCTCCGAGCCCTGACCGCCCTGTCGCTGTGATCGCCCCCTATAACCCAATCCTGCCTGATTACCAGGACGACGAGGAAGAGATTGACGTTGTTGGGGAAGGTGATGTGGACGGGCTTCAGGAAGCTGGGCTTCAGGAGGCTGAGCCTCAGGGAGGTAATGCGGAAGGTGAGCAGCAGTTTCCACCACTGCATAAttgggtggaggaggaagaacaaGAGCAAGTTCCTTTTCCTGTTTACTACCCTGTTTACTACCCTGTTTACTACCCTGTTCCCTACGCTGTTCCCTACGCTGATCCCTACGCTGTTCCCTACGCTGATCCCTATGCTGTTCCCTATGTTGTTCCCTATGGTGTTCCCTATGGTGTTCCCTATGATGTTCCCTATGGTGTTCCCTATGCTGTTCCCAATGCTGTTCCTCACCCTTATCCTCAACCCCCTTATGATCCTTATGCTTTTCACCAAGATCATTACGCTTATCCTCATGCCCCTGCTGATCCTCCTGCTGATCCTCCTGCTGAACCTTTTCATGATCCTATCATACCTGATGTTGACAATTTACTGGCCAGGTACAGGTATGAGCAATTTGAAGAGGACGAGAACGAGGACGAGCATGAGGGTGAAAACGATATCGTTGGACTTGATATCTCTGAACTGGATGCTGAGCTCATCCGGTCAGTCGTCCTAGTAGATTGGTCTGACGAGGCAGTCCTTCCTGAATCCCCTGGCCTCGGCTGCTCCAGGAGACGCAGGCACGAGAGCGACAACGAGGAGGAGACTCCTGCAAAGAGGTGGAAGTGGTCTGATGTGTGGGACTTGGATTAA